Proteins encoded within one genomic window of Tidjanibacter massiliensis:
- a CDS encoding RHS repeat domain-containing protein, with protein MEKRNDMLSGIPETPVHGNGVVRKTGQVFVSAAGADGVPADLWGPEMRRLSPSLSAGHVAKYADFPVEYSLGLTNIEVPLHRVVCGKLEVPLSIAYHASGIRLEELSEAVGLGWSLNAGGAVVREIRGMMDDGVADHTVRTGGTATLDYLSRVIAGTEDSCWDKYCYSYPGGSGSFLINFNGSGAELVKTSCNDDAITFEYAEVNDGFWGKRKIVERFIVTDPLGNRYEFACKADVRPMNVFRHEVDGVVTDDISVDNSAYITTAWLLTRITSADLADTVEFEYEDKGMLTEKVEGFAAYYRKSADAPDSDLFLQMDVTGQVPDRVHCLAYSCMLLTGIRHRGGRVAFRYTDAPLPLAPELENVPSRYPEGFDLNPERRLAAMLVYDMEGELVCKVSFDNREGEHDVKRFRLNGLSFYDRDSVLYDSYAFEYYGVEGLVSIEPQPEAPQSRYAQDFFGYYNGRNDNCDLNFLTPYGPVEGRQAGKRDYSFHHARYNALKAISRQAGSRTEFLYAPNTHRDAVAGDVSIGLRIAEIRTYDEGTLVRRRTFTYRQSGTTVDFRRLDIADFTERRQVGVAAGRVDEYLVIHSDSVLPGARVENARVFYGEVTEEVTDVRNGKSVRTDYEYDTRLWACDFVSKNYRFPAFPDGEQWKSVSIQDTTEASDGTVHYIGEIRGYFKEKPRFFGNLGRRVEYEGLPDGSYRAVRTTEWTYDLYSPEVMQLVTVGLFVKNMVTTATLQRPVWARETNHMRTVEDCLYFDVTESLLLFRPVSMRVTTCYGDREHTVETGYLYYAPKPYRQWPDGTLGQEEGYTSGLLLRQVRVETDGDVYVQRLLYPTDYDLPVYRKMCAANMLHTPVGVEIVKNDTDKSAVYIGFGEVTVTVGLEERSVFRPCREERYFNGELLAEREIKEFDQYGNPLHIVATGQPETCYVWRYRGMYPVAEIRGASYEQVAAALRDRDDADDIPDSAFMNILNGLRDDLPGALVSTYTYRPMVGMTSATDAAGRMKTFHYDAVGRLNAVKDDCGNLLETCEYGRKSLRMALPDAENVSETVAASPADGVEPCVIGGETEADWYVDAARYLSLGTLRVSDAWSAGILADNNVTVRKRYTAAHTAVSAEDYVATVTYYDSLGEERQRIEVGGSPSGKDIVTPVHATFLKAGEVLSYLPYPVVSSNAGGYRADAVAEQESYYASAFSLALPRPYFRNCFEMSPRGLLLERTQPGFSASVSSRFGLDAAAADDAVLRLSYSAETGGFSVAQAYYGEAGFLEKSTATDEDGHTVETFTDEAGRTVLSRCDGADTYRVYDGMGRLAYVVTPEGAAALEAGTSYAPNSRLVVDYCFAYVYDLRGRVAEKQVPGKGWEYYVYDLGGRVLLMQDANMRTTDDDGNLVGGYWVMSDYDALGRLVSRYMCHTVSAATRADYQAVADAGTPLALPRTVLLAAYRYDRPFGYEYRRLAVEDDRWLYVYAGRETVWSGVSDAAEAFLGAGGAIKSEFLIGSFLTPSGRPFLAYYVPSEYADVAERLVQAYDDCELSSVPPSDRLLEAVVTLVRGTFAYEPVEGICTASDCDYRTRGLKTHETLAVVSEGMKTSGAFVGRWFYYDRLGRVIQVVERNVHGSLSRYSMKYDFMGRLVLSEECHSWSDRWEKSDTKRTAYTYDAHGRLLAETVVLNGLEGSVSYGYDDLGRLVSKTVGSGGTHVTTHYAYDIRGRLTGLEAPGLYSQEMTYSSGGNIGRIVTGSQVFGREGVVHTYGYDGHNRLCQATRVQQNDRVTYTMNYDGNGNILAHQRTASPNSAEIRRYTYSGNRLASMTRSVSGTSGTSDNYVFGYDLNGNLTFNPERPMQFRYNYLNLTDSIVWPEGGCRYSWLSDGSRASAAGFGSEGGKGRDYLGSLIYDYNQSQLELSTEFSGGRLVSGPSGDSVLLYVQDHLGSVRVVLADGRPAAYNEYAPFGESETAYSTDVFQGQRLAPQYNRFRYNGKEEFPQPGSDLLDYGARLYDSVLCRWNAIDPLAEKYCFLSGYAYCGNNPVRFIDPYGLTIAEGSLQEFGRLRQTIRDKLNSWIALKQQYINAFYAQGNSGEPNTSYFDMMIQSVQRSLALMDIIEMSTRIYELNFSEGNTGTLKHTPNTRHFTLTYGNDALFVHELTHAGQLENGDIGFTMGAEKAILIDVFDEVAAYAAQFAFSPISVENLNPDMPIFMMNDITVEWLLTLTDFSTGNYLYNPEFNTSVSMVPVDVNMTWNELLRAYPYVNLGQYGDWGNTAIKDVLHEELVW; from the coding sequence ATGGAAAAACGGAATGATATGTTGTCGGGGATACCGGAGACGCCGGTGCATGGCAACGGGGTGGTGCGGAAGACCGGGCAGGTGTTTGTCTCCGCTGCGGGTGCAGACGGGGTGCCTGCCGACCTGTGGGGACCGGAGATGCGGCGGCTGTCGCCTTCGCTGAGTGCCGGCCATGTGGCCAAGTATGCGGATTTCCCCGTGGAATATTCCCTCGGTTTGACGAACATCGAGGTTCCGCTCCATCGTGTCGTGTGCGGTAAGCTGGAAGTTCCCCTTTCGATTGCCTACCATGCGTCGGGTATCCGGCTGGAGGAACTCTCCGAAGCGGTGGGACTCGGTTGGTCGCTCAATGCCGGCGGCGCCGTGGTCAGGGAGATACGCGGTATGATGGATGACGGGGTTGCAGACCATACCGTCCGGACGGGCGGCACGGCTACGCTCGACTATCTGTCGCGGGTGATAGCGGGTACCGAGGACTCCTGTTGGGATAAGTATTGTTACTCCTATCCGGGCGGTTCGGGGAGTTTTCTTATCAATTTCAACGGCAGCGGTGCCGAACTGGTGAAAACCTCTTGTAACGACGATGCGATAACCTTCGAGTATGCGGAGGTGAATGACGGATTCTGGGGAAAACGGAAAATCGTCGAACGTTTTATCGTGACCGACCCGCTCGGAAACCGATATGAATTCGCCTGCAAGGCGGATGTGAGGCCTATGAACGTTTTCCGCCATGAGGTGGACGGTGTCGTGACCGACGACATTTCAGTCGATAACTCTGCCTATATTACTACGGCGTGGCTGCTGACGAGGATAACGTCGGCCGACCTGGCCGATACGGTGGAGTTCGAATACGAGGACAAGGGGATGCTGACGGAAAAGGTGGAGGGTTTCGCAGCCTATTACCGCAAATCGGCGGATGCGCCGGATTCCGACCTTTTCTTGCAGATGGATGTGACCGGGCAGGTTCCCGACCGGGTACACTGTCTTGCTTACAGTTGCATGTTGCTGACCGGGATACGTCACCGGGGCGGCCGTGTGGCGTTCCGCTATACGGATGCTCCGCTGCCGCTGGCACCGGAACTTGAAAACGTCCCGTCGCGCTATCCCGAAGGTTTCGACCTGAACCCGGAGCGGAGGCTCGCTGCGATGCTGGTGTACGATATGGAGGGAGAGTTGGTCTGTAAGGTGTCGTTCGACAACCGGGAGGGGGAACACGATGTCAAACGTTTCCGACTGAACGGGCTCTCGTTTTATGACCGCGACAGCGTGCTGTACGACTCTTATGCGTTCGAGTATTACGGCGTGGAGGGGCTCGTCTCCATCGAACCACAACCTGAGGCTCCGCAGAGCCGGTACGCCCAGGATTTCTTCGGATATTACAACGGTCGGAACGACAACTGCGACCTTAATTTTTTGACGCCTTACGGACCGGTAGAGGGCCGTCAGGCGGGTAAACGGGATTACTCTTTCCATCATGCCCGTTATAACGCGCTGAAGGCCATTTCGCGTCAGGCGGGTTCCCGGACGGAGTTCTTGTATGCCCCCAATACGCATCGCGATGCGGTGGCAGGTGATGTCAGCATCGGCCTGCGAATCGCCGAAATCAGAACCTACGACGAGGGTACGCTTGTCAGGCGCCGGACATTCACCTACCGGCAGAGCGGTACGACCGTCGATTTCCGGCGGCTCGACATAGCCGATTTTACCGAGCGGAGGCAGGTGGGAGTTGCCGCCGGCCGTGTGGACGAATATCTCGTCATCCACTCCGATTCCGTCCTTCCGGGAGCCAGGGTGGAGAATGCCCGGGTGTTTTACGGGGAGGTGACGGAGGAGGTGACGGATGTGAGAAACGGAAAGTCCGTCCGGACGGATTATGAGTACGATACGCGGCTGTGGGCCTGTGATTTCGTCTCCAAGAACTACCGTTTCCCCGCCTTTCCGGACGGAGAGCAGTGGAAATCCGTATCGATTCAGGATACGACCGAAGCATCCGACGGTACCGTTCACTATATAGGCGAGATACGCGGTTATTTCAAGGAGAAACCGCGGTTCTTCGGGAACCTCGGCCGGCGGGTGGAGTACGAAGGATTGCCGGACGGCAGCTATCGTGCGGTGCGCACGACCGAATGGACGTACGACCTGTACAGTCCGGAGGTGATGCAGTTGGTGACTGTCGGCCTGTTCGTGAAGAACATGGTGACGACTGCGACGCTGCAAAGACCTGTGTGGGCGCGGGAAACCAACCACATGCGTACGGTAGAGGACTGCCTCTATTTCGACGTGACCGAGAGTCTGCTGCTCTTCCGGCCCGTATCCATGCGTGTGACGACCTGTTACGGCGATAGGGAACATACGGTGGAAACCGGATATCTGTATTACGCTCCCAAGCCTTACCGTCAGTGGCCCGACGGTACGCTGGGGCAGGAGGAGGGTTACACGTCCGGCCTGCTCCTGCGGCAAGTGCGGGTCGAGACGGACGGCGACGTCTATGTGCAGCGTCTTCTGTATCCGACCGATTACGACCTGCCCGTTTACAGGAAAATGTGTGCCGCGAACATGCTCCATACCCCGGTCGGAGTGGAAATCGTGAAGAACGATACGGACAAGAGCGCCGTATATATCGGTTTCGGGGAGGTTACCGTGACCGTGGGACTGGAGGAGCGGAGCGTGTTCAGGCCCTGTCGGGAGGAGCGGTATTTCAACGGAGAGCTTTTGGCCGAACGGGAAATCAAGGAGTTCGACCAGTACGGCAATCCGCTGCATATCGTTGCTACGGGACAGCCGGAGACCTGTTACGTGTGGCGTTACCGGGGAATGTATCCGGTGGCCGAGATACGAGGCGCTTCTTACGAGCAGGTGGCGGCGGCCCTGAGGGACCGGGACGATGCGGACGATATTCCGGACAGTGCCTTCATGAATATCCTGAACGGCCTGCGCGACGACCTGCCCGGCGCCCTCGTATCCACGTACACCTATCGGCCGATGGTCGGCATGACCTCGGCGACCGATGCGGCGGGCAGGATGAAGACTTTCCATTACGATGCCGTCGGCCGTCTCAACGCGGTGAAGGACGACTGCGGTAACCTGCTGGAGACCTGTGAATACGGTCGGAAGTCCTTGCGGATGGCCTTACCGGATGCCGAAAACGTATCGGAAACCGTTGCTGCATCGCCTGCGGACGGAGTTGAACCCTGTGTGATAGGAGGAGAGACGGAGGCGGACTGGTATGTGGATGCCGCCCGCTACCTTTCGCTCGGCACTCTCCGTGTGAGCGACGCATGGTCGGCCGGTATTCTTGCCGACAACAACGTGACGGTGCGGAAACGCTATACGGCTGCACATACCGCCGTTTCGGCGGAGGACTATGTCGCTACGGTCACCTATTACGACTCTTTGGGAGAGGAGCGTCAGCGTATCGAGGTTGGCGGTTCTCCTTCGGGCAAGGATATCGTCACCCCCGTCCACGCCACTTTTCTGAAGGCCGGCGAGGTGCTCTCCTACCTGCCTTATCCCGTGGTGTCGTCCAATGCGGGTGGATACCGCGCGGATGCCGTTGCCGAGCAGGAGAGCTATTATGCGTCGGCCTTTTCGTTGGCTCTGCCGAGGCCTTATTTCAGGAACTGTTTCGAGATGTCCCCGCGCGGATTGCTCCTCGAACGTACTCAGCCGGGGTTTTCGGCTTCCGTTTCCTCCCGGTTCGGCCTGGATGCGGCCGCGGCCGACGATGCGGTACTGCGCCTGTCGTATTCGGCGGAGACGGGCGGATTCTCCGTGGCGCAGGCATATTACGGCGAGGCCGGTTTCCTCGAGAAGAGTACCGCGACCGATGAGGACGGCCATACGGTCGAAACGTTTACCGACGAGGCGGGACGTACCGTCCTTTCGCGCTGCGACGGGGCCGATACCTACCGCGTCTATGACGGCATGGGGCGGCTGGCCTACGTCGTCACTCCGGAAGGTGCCGCCGCACTCGAAGCGGGTACCTCGTATGCGCCGAATAGCCGGCTCGTTGTCGATTACTGTTTTGCCTATGTCTATGACCTTCGGGGGCGTGTCGCGGAGAAGCAGGTGCCCGGTAAGGGGTGGGAGTATTATGTGTACGACCTCGGCGGCAGGGTACTGCTCATGCAGGATGCCAACATGCGGACGACGGACGATGACGGCAACCTCGTCGGAGGCTATTGGGTAATGTCCGATTACGACGCGCTGGGGCGCCTCGTGTCGCGTTACATGTGTCATACCGTCTCGGCTGCGACTCGCGCGGACTACCAGGCGGTTGCCGATGCCGGTACTCCGCTTGCGCTGCCGCGGACAGTGCTGTTGGCCGCGTACCGTTACGACCGGCCGTTCGGGTACGAATACCGGCGGCTCGCCGTGGAGGACGACCGCTGGCTGTATGTCTATGCCGGTCGGGAGACGGTTTGGTCGGGAGTTTCCGATGCGGCGGAGGCGTTCCTCGGTGCCGGGGGAGCAATAAAGTCCGAATTTCTGATAGGTTCGTTTCTGACGCCTTCCGGCCGGCCGTTCCTCGCCTACTATGTGCCGTCCGAGTATGCCGATGTGGCGGAACGCCTGGTGCAGGCGTACGACGACTGCGAACTGTCGTCCGTACCGCCTTCCGACCGGCTGCTTGAGGCGGTTGTCACCCTGGTGCGGGGTACGTTCGCTTATGAACCCGTCGAGGGAATCTGTACTGCATCCGATTGTGATTATCGGACGCGCGGCCTGAAGACGCATGAAACGCTTGCCGTCGTGTCCGAAGGGATGAAGACGAGCGGTGCTTTCGTCGGCCGATGGTTCTACTACGACCGTCTGGGGCGGGTGATTCAGGTGGTCGAACGCAACGTGCACGGCAGCCTCAGCCGTTACAGCATGAAGTACGATTTCATGGGGCGGCTGGTGCTCAGCGAGGAGTGCCACAGTTGGTCGGACCGTTGGGAGAAGTCCGATACGAAGCGTACGGCCTATACGTATGACGCCCATGGACGCCTGTTGGCTGAAACGGTCGTGCTGAACGGCCTCGAAGGGAGCGTGTCGTACGGTTACGACGATTTGGGGCGACTGGTGTCCAAGACGGTCGGGAGCGGCGGTACGCATGTGACGACGCATTATGCGTATGATATCCGCGGACGCCTGACCGGGCTTGAAGCGCCGGGACTCTATTCGCAGGAGATGACCTATTCGTCCGGCGGTAATATCGGGCGGATTGTGACGGGGTCGCAGGTTTTCGGTCGGGAAGGGGTGGTACATACCTACGGTTACGACGGTCATAACCGTCTGTGTCAGGCGACGAGGGTGCAGCAGAACGACCGCGTCACCTATACGATGAATTACGACGGCAACGGAAACATCCTCGCCCACCAGCGTACGGCTTCCCCGAACAGTGCCGAAATCCGCCGTTACACCTATTCCGGCAACCGGCTCGCGTCGATGACGCGCAGCGTCTCGGGGACTTCGGGAACATCGGATAACTACGTTTTCGGTTACGACCTGAACGGCAACCTGACATTTAATCCGGAAAGGCCGATGCAGTTCCGTTATAATTATTTAAATTTGACGGACAGCATCGTGTGGCCCGAAGGCGGCTGCCGTTACTCGTGGCTTTCGGACGGCTCGCGAGCATCCGCTGCGGGTTTCGGTTCGGAAGGCGGCAAGGGCAGGGACTACCTCGGTTCTTTGATATACGACTACAATCAGTCTCAGTTGGAGCTTTCGACAGAGTTTTCCGGCGGTCGTCTGGTTAGCGGCCCGTCGGGCGATAGCGTTCTGCTGTATGTGCAAGACCATCTTGGCAGCGTGCGTGTGGTGCTGGCGGACGGTCGTCCGGCGGCCTATAACGAGTATGCTCCGTTCGGGGAGTCTGAGACGGCATACAGTACGGATGTTTTCCAGGGTCAGCGGCTCGCCCCGCAGTACAACAGGTTCCGTTATAACGGAAAGGAGGAGTTTCCGCAGCCGGGTTCCGACCTGCTGGATTACGGCGCCCGCCTCTACGACTCCGTCCTCTGCCGCTGGAACGCCATAGACCCGTTGGCAGAGAAGTATTGCTTCCTGTCGGGTTATGCTTATTGCGGCAATAATCCGGTACGTTTTATCGACCCGTACGGGTTGACGATAGCAGAGGGAAGTCTTCAAGAGTTCGGGCGTTTGCGTCAGACGATACGGGATAAGTTGAATTCATGGATTGCTTTGAAACAACAATATATCAATGCATTCTACGCACAGGGAAACTCCGGAGAACCGAATACATCGTATTTCGATATGATGATACAGTCGGTGCAGAGGTCGCTGGCATTGATGGATATTATTGAAATGAGTACGCGTATTTATGAACTCAACTTTTCTGAAGGTAACACAGGAACTCTCAAACACACTCCCAATACCCGGCATTTTACGTTAACGTATGGGAACGATGCGTTGTTCGTGCATGAATTGACGCATGCCGGTCAGTTAGAAAATGGGGATATAGGGTTTACGATGGGAGCTGAAAAGGCTATACTAATTGATGTATTTGATGAAGTGGCCGCTTATGCTGCGCAATTTGCGTTTTCTCCGATAAGTGTAGAAAACCTCAATCCGGATATGCCAATATTCATGATGAATGATATTACGGTAGAATGGTTATTGACGCTTACAGATTTTTCTACGGGGAATTATCTTTATAATCCTGAGTTTAATACATCCGTCAGTATGGTGCCGGTAGATGTCAATATGACGTGGAATGAGTTGTTGCGTGCTTACCCTTATGTGAATCTTGGGCAATATGGAGATTGGGGGAATACTGCAATAAAAGATGTTTTACATGAAGAATTAGTATGGTAA
- a CDS encoding mechanosensitive ion channel family protein encodes MNTNRFAQALLNAIKEFLTWIGLPREILDTADEIIFLILIVAIAFIVAVIIHSIASRVTRRVLKRKHDNFLSSLAKYGVLRKLTAIIPPLIISALLPFAFDKRSEWFIIGDKITWIYFCVALIFSVNAILNTVGDTLKTKKELQNRPMKGFIQILQVIFSCIGIIVIVSILINKSPFNLITGLGAFTAVLMLIFKDTILGFVAGVLISENDMVRIGDWIEMPQNNVNGIVTDITLTVVKVQNFDNTTVTVPPYSLVSGSFINWRGMSDSGGRRIMREYSLKLDYIKPCTPEFLEKMKGFDEELGKFITEKQQQAAAGQTVNTDNPAGLVNGTIDTNVGLFRAYMTLYLKRHPAINKDLLLMVRTLAPTANGLPVQIYCFSANKNWPSYESIQAEILEHFVSVLPAFELYPFQNADARDTLISGFVESGKVDISTIDGIPWHSILPGKAPVPASAPAGGQQAPEQQAKE; translated from the coding sequence ATGAACACGAACCGATTCGCCCAAGCTCTACTGAACGCCATCAAGGAGTTTCTCACCTGGATAGGACTTCCCCGCGAGATACTCGACACGGCAGATGAAATCATCTTCCTGATACTCATCGTCGCAATCGCTTTCATCGTCGCGGTCATCATACACTCCATCGCCTCACGGGTCACCCGGAGGGTATTGAAGCGCAAGCACGACAATTTCCTCAGTTCGCTCGCCAAATACGGCGTTCTGCGGAAACTGACGGCTATCATACCGCCGCTCATCATCTCGGCCCTGCTGCCCTTCGCTTTCGACAAACGTTCCGAATGGTTCATCATCGGCGATAAAATCACCTGGATTTACTTTTGCGTTGCACTGATATTCTCGGTCAATGCCATACTGAATACGGTCGGGGATACCCTGAAAACCAAAAAAGAGCTGCAAAACCGCCCGATGAAGGGCTTCATCCAAATCCTTCAGGTGATTTTCTCCTGCATCGGCATTATCGTCATCGTCTCCATCCTGATAAACAAATCCCCGTTCAACCTCATCACGGGCCTGGGAGCCTTCACGGCCGTCCTGATGTTGATATTCAAGGACACCATCCTCGGATTCGTCGCAGGCGTACTGATATCGGAGAACGACATGGTACGCATCGGCGACTGGATAGAGATGCCGCAGAACAACGTAAACGGCATCGTGACCGATATTACGCTGACGGTCGTGAAAGTACAGAATTTCGACAACACGACTGTCACCGTCCCGCCCTATTCGCTGGTATCGGGCTCTTTCATCAACTGGCGTGGCATGAGCGACTCCGGCGGCAGACGCATCATGCGCGAATACTCCCTGAAGCTCGACTACATCAAACCCTGTACGCCCGAATTTCTGGAAAAGATGAAAGGCTTCGACGAAGAACTGGGAAAATTCATCACCGAAAAACAGCAACAGGCCGCCGCTGGCCAGACGGTCAATACGGACAATCCGGCCGGACTGGTAAACGGCACCATCGACACGAACGTCGGTCTCTTCAGGGCCTACATGACCCTGTATCTCAAGCGGCATCCCGCCATCAACAAAGACCTGCTCCTCATGGTGCGCACGCTCGCCCCGACGGCAAACGGCCTGCCGGTACAGATTTACTGTTTCTCGGCCAACAAGAACTGGCCGAGCTACGAATCCATCCAGGCGGAGATACTGGAACATTTCGTCTCCGTACTGCCGGCTTTCGAACTCTATCCGTTCCAGAATGCCGACGCACGCGACACGCTCATCAGCGGCTTCGTCGAGTCGGGCAAGGTCGATATCTCGACGATAGACGGTATCCCCTGGCACTCCATCCTCCCCGGGAAGGCTCCAGTTCCTGCTTCCGCCCCGGCCGGCGGGCAACAGGCACCGGAACAACAGGCAAAAGAATAA
- a CDS encoding Omp28-related outer membrane protein, translating to MTAFAFVACEKAGEDGGNKELRLTVDCSDLVADGVDKVTFTVKYGEEDVTAFAEIRDAATGEVLSGSEFSTDTVGSYEFVASYDGKKSNKVSVRAEAGAGLILLADRESIVCDGREAVTFTVMLDGDDVTKQASISDAATGEVLDGNEFATDVIGSYKFVASYNGQESNKVAVEVIAVSGELVLSVDKESIMNDGRDRATFTVTFEGQDVTVLATIVNQTSGETWDRGVHSFASYLSDEYEFKASYQGLQSNTVKVVVTREEANPLVIMATRPRIAADGSDATSFKVTYEGGDVTDAAKIKNLATGEYLESNSFSYSGDLQVVAFEAEYNGVVSEPVHVGFGDFYKNVLLYRFTATWCGPCSAFMSVLKVALGVYPDRLVEVAIHQSDMYTSNDNPLFLQYFSVPAIPAVFFDFDKKNQQDPSVMSVTDVVNIIKEYQATGAKVGIAMSSTVDADRNVTVSVRVTPSEAGMYRLGVILLEDGIEGAQSGTSRFIHDNTMRALATSLGGDSLGEVAENTEVVKEYTFSLEGYTDNCRVVAYVNTADGDVYATTNAASCPVNGRTDYRFETAAE from the coding sequence ATGACAGCTTTTGCGTTTGTCGCATGTGAGAAAGCTGGGGAAGATGGCGGGAACAAGGAACTTCGCCTGACCGTAGATTGCAGCGACCTTGTTGCGGATGGTGTGGACAAGGTGACGTTTACCGTGAAGTATGGCGAAGAGGATGTGACTGCTTTTGCCGAGATACGGGATGCGGCGACCGGCGAGGTGCTCTCCGGAAGCGAATTCTCGACGGATACGGTCGGGAGCTACGAGTTCGTGGCTTCGTATGACGGCAAGAAATCCAATAAAGTGAGCGTTAGGGCGGAAGCTGGCGCAGGACTGATTCTTTTGGCAGACAGGGAATCCATTGTCTGTGATGGCAGGGAGGCAGTTACTTTCACTGTGATGCTGGATGGCGACGATGTGACGAAGCAGGCTTCAATCTCCGATGCGGCTACCGGCGAGGTATTGGATGGGAACGAATTTGCGACCGATGTTATCGGTAGTTACAAATTTGTCGCTTCGTATAATGGACAGGAGTCGAATAAGGTGGCCGTTGAGGTGATAGCCGTTTCGGGAGAACTCGTACTGTCGGTGGATAAAGAGTCCATTATGAATGACGGGAGAGACCGGGCTACTTTTACCGTGACGTTTGAGGGGCAGGATGTGACGGTATTGGCGACGATTGTCAATCAGACGAGCGGAGAAACCTGGGACAGGGGAGTGCATTCTTTTGCCTCTTATTTGTCGGATGAATATGAGTTCAAAGCTTCGTATCAGGGGTTGCAGTCGAATACGGTGAAAGTAGTCGTAACGAGGGAAGAGGCCAATCCGCTCGTTATAATGGCAACCAGACCGCGTATCGCGGCGGACGGTTCCGATGCGACCTCTTTCAAGGTGACGTACGAAGGTGGGGACGTTACCGATGCAGCGAAGATAAAGAATCTCGCGACCGGCGAGTATCTCGAATCGAACAGTTTTTCTTACAGCGGCGACCTGCAAGTCGTGGCATTCGAGGCCGAGTATAATGGGGTCGTTTCTGAGCCCGTTCATGTAGGTTTTGGAGACTTTTATAAAAATGTTTTGTTGTACCGTTTTACAGCGACATGGTGCGGGCCTTGCAGTGCATTTATGTCTGTATTGAAAGTGGCGTTGGGAGTTTATCCGGACAGGCTTGTGGAGGTTGCGATACATCAGTCGGATATGTATACGTCCAATGATAATCCTTTGTTCCTGCAATATTTCTCGGTGCCTGCAATTCCGGCGGTATTTTTCGATTTCGATAAGAAAAACCAGCAAGATCCTTCAGTCATGAGTGTTACCGATGTTGTCAACATCATCAAGGAGTATCAGGCGACCGGGGCCAAGGTGGGTATTGCGATGAGCTCTACGGTCGATGCCGACCGCAATGTTACCGTTTCGGTGCGGGTCACTCCGAGTGAGGCGGGTATGTACCGGTTGGGGGTTATCTTGCTTGAAGACGGCATAGAGGGGGCGCAGTCCGGAACAAGTCGGTTTATCCACGACAATACGATGCGTGCATTGGCGACCTCGCTCGGCGGCGACAGCCTCGGGGAAGTTGCGGAAAATACCGAGGTCGTGAAAGAGTACACCTTCAGTCTCGAGGGATATACGGACAACTGCCGTGTCGTGGCGTATGTGAATACGGCCGATGGCGACGTATATGCGACTACCAATGCGGCCTCCTGTCCCGTGAACGGCCGGACGGATTACCGTTTTGAAACGGCGGCCGAATAA